One window of the Shewanella khirikhana genome contains the following:
- a CDS encoding DUF3626 domain-containing protein produces MPTARARHFAAIDNLSHYARSRRDGALAIIRNVLQMSDISPARFNAAMQAIASHGQVALHFHPDRFDSRGLMVAEGLAQDGRYRCQFETRVSSGLLSPEIGGARDHWERSFFGEVSNELTARPKYGALDLLRAPNGPAPRFGSCYLLTKPEVLERATFCFHDSYRNPCDKGTAEAFELVMAALLTESFERRYALGEYGLSPGKLIERLLITLNEDAQHRFMRPLAGNLDHYIEAQIHGPVLLGNDIDALVADPSFRGTEIEPLLNALASRYDINLMWHRGLSLAVEDVVSDFRGPSMPTLARRVAIDGQINAYAIGVAAREVSRFPTRWRDRGHQADVLSELKWLWHLLVRYGSTTDCCAPEPDGYGADIDLAPELEAGGESGAGESRVVGSRVGDTAEPQAVTDTRAMADEAACLKAEPSKPDSKDAPGSKPSTAD; encoded by the coding sequence ATGCCCACGGCCCGCGCGCGCCATTTTGCCGCCATCGATAATCTCAGCCACTACGCCCGCAGTCGTCGGGACGGGGCGCTGGCGATTATTCGCAATGTGCTGCAGATGTCGGATATTTCCCCCGCCCGCTTTAATGCCGCCATGCAGGCCATTGCCAGCCACGGTCAGGTGGCGCTGCATTTTCATCCCGACAGGTTCGACAGCCGTGGCCTGATGGTGGCTGAGGGCCTGGCGCAGGACGGCCGTTACCGCTGTCAATTCGAGACCCGGGTTTCCAGCGGTTTGTTATCACCGGAAATTGGTGGTGCCCGCGATCACTGGGAGCGCAGCTTTTTTGGTGAGGTAAGTAACGAGTTAACCGCACGCCCCAAATATGGCGCGCTGGATCTACTGCGAGCCCCCAACGGCCCGGCACCCCGATTCGGCAGTTGCTATCTGTTGACCAAGCCGGAAGTGCTTGAAAGAGCGACATTTTGCTTTCACGACTCCTATCGCAACCCCTGTGACAAGGGCACCGCCGAGGCGTTTGAGCTGGTGATGGCAGCGCTTTTGACCGAGAGTTTTGAGCGCCGTTATGCCCTGGGGGAATACGGTCTGTCGCCGGGCAAATTGATAGAAAGGTTGCTGATTACCCTGAATGAGGATGCGCAGCATCGCTTCATGCGGCCGCTGGCGGGCAATCTGGATCATTACATCGAAGCGCAAATTCATGGGCCTGTGCTGCTTGGCAATGATATCGACGCATTGGTGGCCGATCCGAGTTTCAGGGGTACCGAAATTGAGCCGCTGCTCAATGCCCTGGCGAGCCGTTATGACATTAATCTGATGTGGCATCGCGGGCTGTCGCTGGCGGTTGAGGATGTGGTAAGCGATTTTCGTGGCCCGTCTATGCCAACATTGGCCAGGCGGGTCGCGATTGACGGTCAAATCAATGCGTATGCCATCGGCGTTGCCGCAAGAGAAGTGAGCCGTTTCCCCACCCGCTGGCGCGACCGGGGGCATCAGGCCGATGTGCTCAGTGAGCTTAAATGGCTGTGGCATCTGCTGGTACGCTACGGCTCCACCACTGACTGCTGCGCCCCTGAGCCTGATGGGTATGGCGCTGACATTGACCTGGCACCGGAGCTGGAAGCTGGTGGGGAAAGTGGTGCCGGGGAAAGTCGTGTCGTGGGAAGTCGCGTCGGGGACACAGCAGAGCCGCAAGCCGTTACTGACACCCGTGCCATGGCAGATGAAGCCGCTTGCCTTAAAGCAGAACCATCAAAGCCGGACTCAAAAGACGCGCCAGGCTCCAAGCCCAGCACGGCCGACTGA
- a CDS encoding Crp/Fnr family transcriptional regulator, with protein sequence MITDTKTSQRIQAHHLFSSFNSHELAVLMSSASRIHLAPQQHLFHRQDEARRFYLVMEGNLQLYITSSQGQLKVLEVVRPHNTFAEALIFNQQAFYPVSAQAVQGCELISFDAETYLGLLKQNSEACLAVMATMSMRLHKDLQEIENLTLQNAENRLMLFLVRHSKRSGANSGELTLDVPKRTLASRLSIQPETFSRLIKKMNSEGIIEESRGLINIPDLAKLYANIQQPASSSCGRCPMAMAREPRRQSTIPTKAE encoded by the coding sequence ATGATCACCGATACCAAAACCAGCCAAAGGATCCAGGCGCACCACCTGTTTTCTTCCTTCAACAGCCACGAGCTGGCGGTGCTGATGAGCAGCGCCAGCCGTATTCATCTGGCGCCGCAGCAACATCTGTTTCATCGCCAGGACGAGGCGCGGCGCTTTTATCTGGTGATGGAAGGCAATCTGCAGCTGTACATTACCAGCAGCCAGGGGCAACTCAAGGTGCTGGAGGTGGTTCGTCCCCACAACACCTTTGCCGAAGCGCTGATATTCAACCAGCAGGCGTTTTATCCGGTGTCGGCCCAGGCGGTGCAGGGCTGCGAGCTTATCAGCTTCGATGCCGAAACCTATCTGGGGCTGCTGAAGCAAAACTCCGAAGCCTGCCTGGCGGTGATGGCAACCATGAGCATGCGCCTGCACAAGGATTTGCAGGAAATCGAAAACCTGACCCTGCAAAATGCCGAAAACCGACTGATGCTGTTTTTGGTGCGCCACAGCAAGCGCTCCGGCGCCAACAGCGGTGAGCTGACGCTGGATGTGCCCAAGCGAACCCTGGCGTCACGGCTATCGATTCAGCCGGAAACCTTCTCCCGGCTGATTAAAAAGATGAACAGCGAAGGCATCATCGAAGAGTCCAGAGGGCTTATCAATATTCCCGATCTGGCCAAGCTTTACGCCAATATTCAGCAGCCCGCCAGCAGCAGTTGTGGTCGCTGCCCCATGGCGATGGCGAGGGAGCCCAGACGCCAAAGCACCATTCCCACCAAGGCCGAATGA
- a CDS encoding copper chaperone PCu(A)C, whose amino-acid sequence MSLKLTIPAKLFNLGCLAALLFTTSAMAADVMVHDAWVRAMPPSARALPLYLTLHNGADTPVALTAITSADGRVELHQSVHQGGSIKMQRVEQIDIAPHAMVSLAPIGLHGMIMAMSRVPAEGESLQFTAHFDDGSERQIEAKVIKGPAADASGASGHEHHH is encoded by the coding sequence ATGTCTTTAAAGCTGACTATTCCTGCAAAACTGTTCAACCTTGGATGCCTCGCCGCCTTGCTGTTCACCACATCCGCCATGGCCGCCGATGTGATGGTGCATGACGCCTGGGTGCGTGCCATGCCGCCATCTGCTAGGGCTTTGCCACTGTATCTCACCCTGCACAACGGCGCCGACACGCCAGTTGCGCTCACCGCCATCACCTCTGCCGATGGTCGGGTTGAACTGCACCAAAGTGTGCATCAGGGCGGCAGCATCAAAATGCAGCGGGTCGAGCAGATAGACATTGCGCCCCATGCCATGGTCAGCCTGGCGCCCATTGGGCTGCACGGCATGATTATGGCGATGTCACGGGTGCCCGCCGAGGGCGAATCCCTGCAGTTTACCGCCCACTTCGATGATGGCAGTGAACGACAGATTGAAGCCAAAGTCATCAAAGGGCCTGCGGCAGATGCCTCGGGTGCAAGCGGGCATGAGCATCATCACTGA
- the nirK gene encoding copper-containing nitrite reductase: protein MKDKTEQQPAEFNQQRRQFLGGSVGAGVVGLGLASGLMNSGAQAATASAKAKSDRMANYTADQLERVKQELVPPPMVPKHDQVATGKPKVIEVRLEVEEKQIELENGVKAWVCAFNGSVPGPLIVCHQHDYVELTLVNPKTNVLSHNIDLHSATGALGGGELTLVAPGQEVCFRFKATKAGTFVYHCAPGGIMIPWHVAMGMHGAIMVLPREGLSDGDGNPLHYDRAYYIGEADFYVPRDEKGQYKQYKLLMESMEEVLAAMKTLTPSHIVFNGAVGALTGKNAMPAKVGESVLFIHSQANRDTRPHIIGGHGDYVWAAGSFSDRPQRDLETWMVAGGSAAAALYTFRQPGLHAYVNHNLIEAIMKGAAAHIKVDGEWDDNLMVQVRKPSAIA, encoded by the coding sequence ATGAAAGACAAAACAGAGCAGCAGCCTGCCGAATTCAATCAACAGCGCCGCCAGTTCCTCGGCGGTTCAGTGGGTGCAGGAGTGGTAGGGCTGGGGCTGGCATCGGGTTTGATGAACTCAGGCGCGCAGGCGGCAACGGCCAGCGCAAAGGCCAAAAGCGATCGCATGGCCAATTACACCGCCGATCAACTGGAAAGGGTAAAGCAGGAACTGGTGCCGCCGCCAATGGTGCCCAAACATGATCAGGTGGCCACCGGTAAACCCAAGGTCATTGAGGTGCGGCTCGAAGTCGAAGAGAAGCAAATTGAGCTCGAAAATGGCGTAAAAGCCTGGGTATGCGCCTTCAATGGCAGCGTGCCCGGCCCGCTGATTGTGTGCCATCAGCACGACTATGTAGAGCTGACGCTGGTCAATCCCAAGACCAATGTGTTGTCCCACAATATTGATTTACACAGCGCCACAGGCGCCTTGGGTGGCGGCGAGCTGACTCTGGTCGCGCCCGGTCAGGAAGTATGTTTCCGCTTCAAGGCCACCAAGGCCGGCACCTTTGTGTATCACTGCGCCCCCGGCGGCATCATGATCCCCTGGCACGTGGCCATGGGCATGCACGGCGCCATCATGGTATTACCTCGGGAAGGCCTGAGCGATGGCGACGGCAACCCTCTGCACTACGACCGCGCTTACTACATTGGCGAAGCCGACTTTTACGTGCCCAGGGATGAAAAAGGTCAATACAAGCAATACAAGCTGCTGATGGAAAGCATGGAAGAAGTGCTGGCTGCCATGAAGACCCTGACGCCGTCCCATATCGTGTTCAACGGCGCCGTGGGCGCCCTCACCGGCAAGAATGCCATGCCAGCCAAGGTCGGCGAGTCTGTGCTGTTTATTCACTCCCAGGCCAACCGCGACACCCGTCCCCATATCATCGGCGGCCATGGCGATTATGTGTGGGCAGCGGGCTCCTTCAGTGACCGGCCTCAACGGGATCTGGAAACCTGGATGGTCGCAGGTGGCAGCGCGGCCGCCGCCCTCTATACCTTCCGTCAACCCGGGCTGCATGCCTACGTTAACCACAACCTGATTGAAGCCATCATGAAAGGCGCCGCCGCCCACATCAAGGTGGATGGGGAGTGGGATGACAACCTGATGGTGCAGGTGAGAAAGCCTTCCGCCATCGCCTGA
- a CDS encoding SCO family protein produces the protein MKLRILIPLAAALGLASSAALAGMPVLKGIGGDFSMQSSRGDTVSLTDFRGKVVMMFFGYTNCADICPTTMAHVSQLMQRMPDDERSRIQVLFVSIDSDYDTPAHLNKYLSYFDPSFIGLVDERAKIDQVAALYHADYSKLADDKVTTEYKKLSLEAKDAGAKGYLYSHTAKIFVLDPKGRVRGFFYTGTPLDEMQTELSALLAAPAAG, from the coding sequence ATGAAACTTCGCATTCTCATCCCCCTGGCAGCAGCGCTGGGGCTGGCAAGTTCAGCCGCGCTCGCCGGGATGCCGGTACTCAAGGGCATAGGCGGTGATTTCAGTATGCAAAGCAGCAGAGGCGATACCGTCTCGCTGACCGACTTTCGCGGCAAGGTGGTCATGATGTTCTTCGGCTACACCAACTGCGCCGACATCTGCCCCACCACCATGGCCCATGTCAGCCAATTGATGCAGCGCATGCCCGATGATGAGCGCAGCCGGATCCAGGTGCTGTTTGTCAGTATCGACAGCGACTACGACACCCCGGCGCACCTGAACAAATACCTGAGCTACTTCGACCCAAGCTTTATCGGTCTGGTGGACGAGCGCGCCAAAATCGACCAAGTGGCAGCCCTGTACCACGCCGATTACAGCAAACTTGCCGACGATAAGGTGACCACCGAGTACAAAAAACTCAGCCTGGAAGCCAAAGACGCCGGGGCTAAGGGATATCTCTACTCCCACACCGCCAAGATTTTTGTGCTCGACCCCAAAGGGCGGGTCAGAGGTTTTTTCTACACCGGCACCCCGCTGGATGAAATGCAGACCGAACTTTCGGCGCTGCTTGCCGCCCCTGCCGCCGGATAA
- the cydD gene encoding heme ABC transporter permease/ATP-binding protein CydD has product MDKSLEKQLSQWLKSRKGACGPFLAFSVALGVLGGVLLIAQAFVIASILSAVVMEAAAPSSFISEFAALAALIVARALCAWGRERLGFEAGRRLRLGLRQQVLTRLTELGPAFVKGKPLGSWGAVVIEQIEDLHDFYARYLPQLSIAALIPLIILACVFPMNWAAGLILLGTAPLIPLFMILVGMGAADANRKHFSALQRLSGHFMDRLKGLVTLRLFHRADAEGKAIEKASDEFRSRTMAVLRMAFLSSAVLEFFAAISIALVAVYFGFSYLGHLDFGHYDLGISLFTGLFVLMLAPEFYQPLRDMGTHYHAKAQAVAAAEALSELLSLENSAHQGKQPLPQQREIVAKDLIIYSHQGAKLAGPLSFSLNPGERLAIVGPSGSGKTSLLNALLGFLPISGEFCVGGVNIHELDMGDWRRTIAWLGQEPHLFHGSLKDNIAMGRSLDEKALLALCDKAQIGDFVASLPKGLEHPIGEGGGGLSVGQAQRFALARALAGEPELFLLDEPGASLDVDSEQRVMAAIHAESQGKSLLMVSHRLDELERLDGVLVMDAGRIVERGTVAELSASGGLFASLLAESGLAESGLAAAGLAQPDSELEEQAQEPRLGGDAS; this is encoded by the coding sequence ATGGACAAATCCCTCGAAAAACAACTTTCCCAGTGGCTAAAGAGTCGCAAAGGCGCCTGCGGTCCCTTTTTGGCATTCAGCGTCGCCCTCGGTGTGCTTGGTGGCGTGCTGCTGATAGCGCAGGCTTTTGTTATCGCAAGCATTCTTTCGGCCGTGGTTATGGAAGCCGCAGCACCATCTTCCTTTATCAGCGAGTTTGCCGCCCTGGCGGCATTGATTGTGGCCAGGGCCTTATGTGCCTGGGGCCGTGAGCGGCTGGGGTTTGAGGCCGGGCGCCGACTGCGACTTGGTTTACGTCAGCAGGTGCTCACCCGGCTGACCGAACTGGGGCCCGCCTTTGTCAAGGGCAAGCCCCTTGGCAGCTGGGGCGCTGTGGTGATTGAGCAAATCGAAGATTTACACGACTTTTACGCCCGCTACCTGCCGCAGCTGTCGATTGCGGCGCTGATCCCGCTGATTATTCTTGCCTGCGTATTTCCGATGAACTGGGCGGCAGGCCTTATTCTGCTCGGCACTGCGCCGCTTATTCCACTGTTTATGATCCTGGTGGGTATGGGCGCCGCCGATGCCAATCGCAAGCATTTCTCGGCGCTGCAAAGGCTCTCCGGCCACTTTATGGACCGGCTAAAAGGGCTGGTAACACTGCGGCTGTTTCACCGCGCCGACGCCGAAGGCAAGGCCATCGAAAAGGCCTCGGATGAGTTTCGAAGCCGCACCATGGCGGTGCTTAGGATGGCGTTTTTAAGCTCGGCAGTGCTGGAGTTTTTTGCCGCTATCAGTATTGCGCTGGTGGCGGTGTACTTTGGTTTCAGTTATCTCGGTCATCTGGATTTTGGCCACTATGACCTCGGGATAAGCCTGTTTACCGGCCTGTTTGTGCTGATGCTGGCGCCCGAATTTTATCAGCCGCTTCGGGACATGGGCACCCACTATCATGCCAAGGCGCAGGCGGTGGCGGCGGCCGAAGCGCTGTCTGAACTGTTAAGCCTTGAAAACAGCGCCCATCAGGGCAAGCAGCCATTGCCGCAGCAGCGCGAGATTGTGGCAAAGGACCTGATTATCTACAGCCATCAGGGCGCAAAGTTGGCTGGCCCCTTAAGCTTTAGCCTTAACCCAGGGGAGCGGCTTGCCATAGTCGGGCCTTCTGGCTCGGGCAAAACCAGTTTACTCAATGCGTTACTGGGCTTTTTGCCCATCAGCGGTGAGTTTTGTGTGGGCGGGGTAAACATCCATGAACTGGACATGGGCGACTGGCGCCGAACCATCGCCTGGCTTGGGCAGGAGCCGCATTTGTTCCACGGCAGCTTAAAGGACAATATCGCCATGGGCCGCAGCCTTGATGAAAAGGCGCTGCTGGCGCTGTGCGACAAGGCGCAGATTGGCGATTTTGTTGCGTCATTGCCAAAGGGGCTTGAGCATCCCATCGGCGAAGGCGGTGGCGGTCTGTCGGTTGGGCAGGCCCAGCGATTCGCGCTGGCGCGGGCGCTTGCCGGTGAGCCTGAGCTCTTTTTGCTGGATGAACCCGGTGCCAGTCTGGATGTGGACAGTGAGCAGCGGGTAATGGCGGCGATTCATGCCGAAAGTCAGGGTAAGAGCCTGCTCATGGTTAGCCACCGACTGGATGAGCTGGAGCGCCTCGATGGGGTGCTGGTGATGGATGCCGGCCGCATTGTTGAACGTGGCACCGTGGCTGAGCTCAGTGCATCAGGGGGGCTTTTTGCATCCCTGTTGGCCGAGTCAGGATTGGCCGAGTCAGGGTTGGCCGCAGCAGGATTAGCACAACCAGATTCAGAGCTCGAAGAACAGGCACAGGAACCGCGACTGGGAGGGGATGCATCATGA